Proteins from a genomic interval of Thermoanaerobacterium thermosaccharolyticum DSM 571:
- a CDS encoding chorismate synthase, protein MRYLTSGETHGEALTAIIDGLPSNLYIDVDFINSELRRRQSGYGRGGRMEIERDTVHILGGVRNNLTTGAPLCIIIKNRDYENWKDKDIPVITRPRPGHADLSGAIKYDQRDMRNVLERASARETAARVSVGAVAKLLLKNFGIEVKSNVLEIGGEKNKDEWKRCIDEAKKDGDTLGGIIEVTIEGVPIGLGSHTQWDRKLDALLAYSVMSVQAIKGVEFGMGFMAARSKGSSVHDEIYYDGKFLRKTNNAGGIEGGISNGMPIIIRAAMKPIPTLRKPLNSVDINTKEEIKAVYERSDVTAVEAASVVLEAVCAWTIADEMTKKFGGDSLSEMMDNFNMYKKRVEEY, encoded by the coding sequence TTGAGATATCTAACATCAGGAGAGACCCATGGGGAAGCACTTACAGCTATTATCGACGGATTGCCGTCAAATCTTTACATCGACGTAGATTTTATCAACAGCGAACTTAGAAGAAGGCAGTCTGGATATGGCAGAGGTGGAAGGATGGAGATAGAGAGAGATACTGTTCACATATTAGGCGGCGTAAGGAATAATTTAACAACGGGTGCACCACTTTGCATTATCATAAAAAATCGCGATTATGAAAACTGGAAGGATAAAGATATACCGGTAATAACAAGACCTAGACCGGGGCATGCTGATTTGTCTGGTGCTATTAAATATGACCAGAGAGACATGAGAAATGTATTAGAAAGGGCTAGTGCGCGAGAGACTGCAGCAAGGGTGTCTGTTGGCGCTGTGGCGAAGCTTCTTTTGAAGAACTTTGGAATCGAAGTTAAAAGCAATGTCTTGGAAATAGGTGGAGAGAAAAACAAGGATGAATGGAAAAGATGCATCGATGAGGCAAAAAAAGATGGCGATACCTTAGGAGGAATAATTGAAGTTACAATAGAAGGGGTTCCAATAGGGCTTGGTAGTCATACACAGTGGGATCGAAAACTAGATGCACTGTTGGCTTATAGCGTAATGAGCGTTCAGGCAATAAAAGGTGTTGAATTCGGCATGGGGTTCATGGCTGCAAGGAGCAAAGGCTCTTCTGTCCACGATGAAATATATTATGATGGAAAATTTTTAAGAAAGACAAACAATGCAGGCGGTATAGAAGGAGGTATTTCCAATGGAATGCCTATCATAATAAGAGCTGCTATGAAGCCTATACCTACTTTGAGAAAGCCACTTAATTCGGTTGACATAAACACAAAGGAAGAGATAAAAGCGGTATATGAGCGCTCAGACGTGACAGCGGTGGAAGCAGCTTCTGTTGTTCTTGAAGCTGTTTGTGCATGGACTATAGCCGATGAAATGACAAAAAAATTTGGCGGCGATTCTCTGTCTGAAATGATGGACAATTTTAATATGTACAAGAAAAGAGTCGAAGAATACTGA
- a CDS encoding MFS transporter encodes MTAKNREVYKYLNYNIKMNLLNGITFSIGYNMIMPFVGIFAIKLGANNYEVSLINSLPALMALIGILPATIFINKSKNVFKFAYILEYITRAFYLLVALVPFMSKFRPEAVVLFVGLLNLPAIVTGMCWQSFMSDLIPEEFRGKVFADRNIWTGLLGTASVFITGLLLDRIKFPYGYQIMFFIAFIFGILDSYYYSRFHYVADKKEKSILFIDSLKAIKQSKKFIYFSLASFIFTFTWMMAWPIFTIYKVDSLHANNMWMSISTIVGSVGSIITYKWWARLADRKGNGIALSISTLLIATIPALWAKVTSLFVGAVIDFYGGMATAGYTMLSLNWLLELLPDHKEKMNYIAIYTIITQFAAFLSPIFGTWLYEVIGYEVFMYVTTVLRVLSSVLFFSVAIYKGEKVLLSKGGV; translated from the coding sequence ATGACAGCTAAAAATAGGGAGGTCTACAAATATCTTAACTACAACATAAAGATGAATTTATTGAATGGCATAACTTTTTCAATAGGGTACAACATGATAATGCCGTTCGTAGGAATATTTGCGATTAAATTAGGTGCTAACAATTATGAAGTCTCCCTTATAAATTCCTTGCCGGCTCTCATGGCTCTTATTGGGATACTGCCTGCGACAATTTTTATCAACAAGTCTAAAAACGTTTTTAAATTTGCGTATATTTTGGAATACATAACAAGAGCGTTTTACCTTTTAGTAGCATTGGTTCCATTTATGAGCAAATTTAGACCGGAAGCAGTTGTGTTGTTTGTAGGGTTACTTAATTTACCTGCCATTGTTACGGGTATGTGTTGGCAGTCATTTATGAGTGACTTGATTCCTGAAGAGTTTCGCGGAAAAGTGTTTGCAGACAGGAATATTTGGACAGGTTTATTAGGTACTGCATCTGTTTTTATAACAGGTTTGCTGCTGGACAGAATCAAGTTTCCATATGGATATCAAATAATGTTCTTCATAGCTTTCATATTTGGAATACTTGATTCGTACTATTATTCAAGGTTTCACTATGTAGCGGATAAAAAGGAAAAGTCTATATTATTTATAGATTCTTTAAAAGCTATAAAGCAATCGAAGAAGTTTATTTATTTTAGCCTTGCCTCATTTATATTTACTTTTACGTGGATGATGGCATGGCCAATATTTACAATATATAAGGTTGACAGCCTTCATGCTAATAATATGTGGATGAGCATTTCCACTATTGTAGGTTCTGTTGGGTCCATAATTACATATAAATGGTGGGCGAGACTTGCTGACAGAAAGGGAAATGGCATAGCTTTAAGCATAAGTACGTTACTTATAGCAACAATTCCAGCTCTTTGGGCAAAAGTTACAAGTCTATTTGTAGGTGCTGTTATTGATTTCTATGGTGGCATGGCAACAGCAGGATACACTATGTTGTCATTAAACTGGCTTTTGGAACTGTTGCCTGATCATAAGGAAAAGATGAATTACATCGCAATTTACACCATCATAACGCAGTTTGCAGCATTTTTGTCGCCAATCTTTGGAACATGGCTTTATGAAGTGATTGGATATGAAGTCTTTATGTATGTAACAACGGTTTTAAGGGTTTTATCTAGTGTGCTGTTTTTTTCTGTTGCCATATACAAAGGTGAGAAGGTTTTATTAAGTAAAGGAGGAGTCTAG
- the thrS gene encoding threonine--tRNA ligase, whose amino-acid sequence MKIILKDGTEKEFENGKNVYEIAKSLSQRFAKEAVGGKFNGKIVELFTPINEDGKLEILTFDDEDGKKIYWHTSSHIMAQAIKRLYKDVKLTIGPAIDNGFYYDFDVDEPFTVDDFSKIEEEMNKIIKEDLKLERFVLPREEAIKFMDEKGEPYKVELIKDLPEDAVISFYRQGEFTDLCAGPHLPSTGMVKSIKLLSVAGAYWRGDEHNKMLQRIYGISFPKKSMLDEYLNMLEEAKKRDHRKLGKELDLFSIHNEGPGFPFFHPKGMVIRNILEDFWRKEHAKRGYLEIKTPIILNEELWHRSGHWDHYKENMYFTKIDGEDYAIKPMNCPGALLVYNSTMHSYRDLPLRLCELGLVHRHELSGALHGLMRVRSFTQDDAHLFMTPDQVESEILGVIKLIDYFYKIFGFDYFVELSTRPENSIGSDEDWELATNALIKAMEHIGLDYKVNEGDGAFYGPKIDFHLKDSIGRTWQCGTIQLDFQMPERFNCEYVGQDGEKHRPVMLHRVVFGSIERFIAILTENFAGAFPTWLAPVQVRILPISDKHLAYAQNIQQRLLENDIRVELDDRNEKIGYKIREAQMQKIPYMLILGDKEVESGNVSVRSRKDGDIGSKSMQEFLSSILEEIKNKSL is encoded by the coding sequence ATGAAGATAATTTTAAAAGATGGAACAGAGAAAGAATTTGAAAATGGTAAGAATGTGTACGAAATAGCCAAGAGTTTGAGCCAAAGGTTTGCAAAGGAAGCTGTTGGAGGCAAGTTTAATGGGAAGATTGTGGAGCTTTTTACGCCTATAAATGAAGACGGCAAATTGGAGATATTGACGTTTGATGATGAAGATGGAAAGAAGATATATTGGCATACTTCATCACACATAATGGCGCAGGCAATTAAGAGACTTTATAAAGATGTGAAGCTTACAATAGGTCCTGCCATTGACAACGGATTTTACTATGATTTTGATGTTGATGAGCCATTTACAGTTGACGATTTTTCTAAAATAGAAGAAGAGATGAATAAAATCATAAAAGAAGATTTAAAACTGGAGAGGTTTGTTCTGCCTAGAGAAGAAGCTATAAAATTCATGGATGAAAAAGGTGAACCATACAAGGTAGAGCTTATAAAAGATTTGCCTGAAGATGCAGTCATATCTTTTTACAGGCAAGGGGAATTTACAGATCTTTGTGCAGGACCACACCTTCCCAGCACAGGGATGGTAAAATCAATAAAGCTTCTTTCTGTAGCAGGTGCTTACTGGAGAGGCGATGAGCACAATAAAATGCTTCAGAGGATATACGGCATAAGCTTCCCTAAAAAAAGCATGCTGGATGAATACTTAAATATGCTGGAAGAAGCAAAAAAGAGAGATCACAGGAAATTAGGAAAAGAACTAGACCTTTTTAGTATTCACAATGAAGGGCCTGGTTTTCCATTTTTCCATCCAAAAGGAATGGTTATAAGAAATATATTAGAAGATTTCTGGAGAAAAGAACATGCAAAAAGAGGTTATCTTGAAATAAAGACACCTATCATATTAAATGAAGAACTATGGCACAGATCAGGACATTGGGATCACTACAAAGAAAACATGTATTTTACAAAAATCGATGGTGAGGATTACGCTATAAAGCCAATGAATTGCCCCGGAGCTTTGCTTGTGTACAATTCAACTATGCACAGCTACAGGGATCTCCCACTTAGGCTTTGCGAGCTTGGATTGGTCCATAGACATGAACTTTCCGGTGCGCTCCACGGCCTTATGAGGGTAAGAAGCTTTACACAAGATGACGCCCATTTATTCATGACGCCTGATCAAGTAGAGTCAGAGATTTTAGGCGTAATAAAACTTATTGACTATTTCTACAAGATATTCGGATTTGATTATTTTGTAGAGCTTTCTACAAGGCCAGAAAATTCCATAGGCTCCGATGAAGACTGGGAACTTGCAACTAACGCGTTGATTAAGGCGATGGAGCACATAGGCCTTGACTACAAAGTAAATGAGGGAGATGGAGCATTTTACGGTCCTAAAATAGATTTTCATTTAAAAGATAGCATAGGGCGTACATGGCAGTGCGGAACAATACAGCTAGATTTTCAGATGCCAGAAAGATTTAACTGCGAATACGTAGGTCAAGATGGAGAGAAACACAGACCTGTCATGCTTCATAGAGTTGTTTTTGGCAGCATAGAAAGATTTATAGCTATTCTTACAGAGAATTTTGCAGGAGCATTTCCTACATGGCTTGCACCTGTACAAGTAAGGATTCTTCCTATTTCTGATAAACACTTAGCATATGCCCAGAATATACAGCAGAGACTTTTAGAAAATGATATTAGAGTTGAATTAGATGATAGAAACGAAAAGATAGGCTATAAGATAAGAGAAGCACAAATGCAGAAAATACCTTATATGCTTATACTGGGTGATAAAGAAGTCGAATCAGGCAATGTTTCTGTAAGGTCTAGAAAGGATGGGGACATCGGGTCTAAATCAATGCAAGAATTTTTATCATCTATATTAGAAGAAATTAAGAATAAATCTCTTTAA
- a CDS encoding DUF445 domain-containing protein, whose product MHFFIQMMFLGLVGAAIGWITNYIAVVMLFRPIEPVKIFGISIQGLIPRRRDEIAASIGKVVENELVSIDDIWDKLLNDENRQYILDRLLSGIGNAVENNMPSFIPKSLKAMIVNYVGGIVNKEAEKFIDESAATMLNDMSEKVDIAGIVEEKIKLFELKKLEKIILNVSNKELKMIVVLGGVLGFIIGILQAFVVRLL is encoded by the coding sequence ATGCATTTTTTTATACAAATGATGTTTTTAGGGCTTGTTGGGGCAGCTATTGGATGGATAACGAATTATATAGCTGTCGTCATGCTTTTTAGGCCTATTGAGCCAGTAAAAATATTTGGGATTTCTATTCAAGGGCTTATACCAAGAAGGAGAGATGAGATTGCAGCGTCTATAGGCAAAGTTGTGGAAAATGAGCTTGTATCAATAGACGATATCTGGGATAAGCTTTTAAACGATGAGAATCGGCAGTATATTTTAGATAGATTACTAAGTGGTATAGGCAATGCTGTAGAAAACAATATGCCATCATTTATACCGAAGTCATTAAAAGCAATGATTGTCAATTACGTAGGTGGTATTGTAAATAAAGAAGCCGAGAAATTTATAGATGAATCTGCTGCAACCATGCTAAACGATATGTCTGAAAAAGTTGATATAGCAGGAATAGTTGAGGAAAAGATAAAGCTTTTTGAGCTTAAAAAACTTGAAAAGATCATTCTGAACGTTTCCAATAAAGAATTAAAGATGATTGTAGTGCTAGGAGGGGTTTTAGGCTTTATAATAGGTATTCTACAGGCATTTGTAGTAAGATTGTTGTAG
- the ytxC gene encoding putative sporulation protein YtxC — translation MQLLSIGIPNALKNGSDFLKHGLKDMKTEGIDVNVNLDNRGNITFFNIDVEDKASYKNISKIRQHISDIISDIIVNQIDKKLIKKIIDKYYYYFNSDEKQKIANIANSILDNDVNRETFKLVKKEKIFIEIEDFLKDNETIDIEGFVNFRLRDFIGELSEVVDRAVDEYLMQKEYDEFIGLLKYFVELQDSKIDVLNILVDKGGKFRFFDKDNNPITGKFLSDITIEFSGGELSDDDMLISTLIAMAPAKIYIHFANNIKNKEVLDTVEKIFSDRVFICNGCSLCAAHEARE, via the coding sequence ATGCAGCTTTTGTCTATCGGTATCCCAAATGCGTTAAAAAATGGCAGTGACTTTTTAAAGCATGGCTTGAAAGACATGAAAACAGAAGGTATAGACGTTAATGTGAATTTAGATAATCGTGGCAATATAACGTTTTTCAATATTGATGTAGAAGATAAAGCATCATATAAAAATATAAGCAAAATAAGACAGCATATATCAGATATTATTTCAGATATAATAGTAAATCAAATTGACAAGAAACTGATAAAAAAGATTATAGATAAATATTATTATTATTTTAATTCTGATGAAAAGCAAAAGATTGCCAACATAGCAAACAGTATTTTAGATAACGATGTAAATAGAGAAACATTTAAATTAGTGAAGAAAGAAAAAATATTTATAGAAATAGAGGATTTTTTAAAGGATAATGAAACCATAGACATAGAGGGATTTGTTAATTTTAGGCTTCGGGACTTTATTGGAGAGCTAAGTGAAGTTGTGGATAGAGCAGTTGATGAGTACTTGATGCAGAAGGAGTACGATGAATTTATAGGACTTTTAAAGTATTTTGTTGAACTGCAGGATTCTAAAATAGATGTTTTGAATATTCTTGTTGATAAAGGCGGTAAGTTTAGGTTTTTCGATAAGGATAATAACCCAATAACAGGGAAATTTTTAAGCGATATAACTATTGAGTTTAGCGGTGGCGAATTAAGCGATGATGATATGCTTATAAGCACTTTAATAGCTATGGCACCAGCTAAAATCTATATCCATTTTGCAAATAATATAAAAAACAAAGAAGTCCTTGATACTGTAGAAAAAATTTTTTCAGACAGGGTATTTATATGTAATGGCTGCAGCTTATGTGCTGCACATGAAGCAAGGGAATAA
- a CDS encoding DUF6873 family GME fold protein: MFLKYPYVPDRKVKAVVVDGRQMEIAYTLNSLGIKAIMTEKHNSLYEAISFHPDIILHNAGDGHIIIAPDVNKHFVDKLRDLNLDVKFGQTMLSRNYPGNIAYNVARLGDYAFHNLKYTDPILRKMLEEKGVKFIHVNQGYTKCNIAIVDEYSFITSDAGIFKTAVKKGFDCLLIEQGDIKLYGFEYGFIGGASGLIDKDVFCVAGDLRFHRNYMKIIDFLKYKNKEVLFLTSGEVKDIGSIIPLY, translated from the coding sequence TTGTTTTTGAAATACCCTTATGTGCCTGATAGGAAAGTAAAAGCTGTGGTGGTAGATGGAAGGCAAATGGAAATAGCATATACATTAAATAGTTTAGGTATAAAGGCTATAATGACAGAAAAACACAATTCACTTTATGAAGCTATATCTTTCCATCCTGATATAATATTGCATAATGCAGGTGATGGCCATATAATCATCGCTCCTGATGTAAATAAACATTTTGTAGATAAATTGAGAGATTTAAATTTAGACGTTAAATTTGGACAAACTATGTTAAGTAGAAACTATCCCGGCAATATAGCATATAATGTAGCAAGATTAGGTGATTATGCATTCCACAACTTAAAATACACTGATCCAATATTAAGAAAAATGCTGGAAGAAAAAGGTGTAAAGTTTATCCACGTAAATCAAGGATATACTAAATGCAATATTGCCATTGTTGATGAATACAGCTTTATTACATCGGATGCAGGAATTTTTAAAACGGCGGTTAAGAAAGGATTTGATTGCCTTTTGATAGAACAAGGTGATATAAAATTATATGGATTTGAATACGGCTTTATTGGAGGAGCATCTGGTTTGATTGATAAAGATGTTTTTTGTGTTGCTGGCGATTTAAGATTTCACAGGAACTATATGAAAATAATTGATTTTTTGAAATATAAAAACAAGGAAGTACTTTTTTTAACATCTGGTGAAGTAAAAGACATTGGTTCCATTATTCCACTCTACTAA
- a CDS encoding GGDEF domain-containing response regulator, translated as MGEKIFGGSNVNEKSILIVDDDKFSRTILKNILSGAGYKIYESQDGDEALKLYRLILPDMIILDVVMPGLSGFDLLRILRDEEENQLVPVILLTSSDDFEEKIHGLELGADAYITKPFNEKELLAQVKNLFQRIEHNRMANPLTGLRGNIDIKYEIRRRIKSGSLYAVLYIDLDNFKAYNDYYGFSRGDKIIKQTSRILKDALFKFGNTNDFLGHIGGDDFIIITTPDRVECICNYIINNFDEDIKRYYDDEDVANGYIEVINRRGEIQRFPFVSISIAVVTNENRKFENELQISAVAAEIKRKLKSMEGSKYLKDRRKS; from the coding sequence ATGGGTGAAAAAATTTTTGGGGGAAGTAATGTGAATGAAAAAAGTATACTGATCGTAGATGATGATAAGTTTAGCAGAACCATTCTAAAAAACATTCTCAGCGGTGCCGGATATAAAATTTACGAGTCGCAAGACGGTGACGAGGCTTTAAAGCTATATAGGCTGATATTACCGGATATGATTATATTAGATGTTGTCATGCCAGGGTTAAGTGGGTTTGACTTATTGAGGATTTTGAGGGATGAAGAGGAAAATCAATTGGTACCAGTGATTCTTTTGACTTCAAGTGATGATTTTGAAGAAAAGATACATGGGTTGGAGCTTGGTGCTGATGCCTATATAACAAAGCCTTTCAATGAGAAAGAACTTCTCGCACAAGTCAAGAACCTCTTTCAAAGAATCGAGCATAATAGAATGGCCAATCCTTTAACAGGTTTAAGAGGGAATATAGATATCAAATATGAAATTAGAAGGCGTATAAAAAGCGGATCTCTATATGCAGTTCTCTACATTGATTTGGATAATTTTAAGGCTTACAATGATTATTATGGTTTTTCACGTGGAGATAAGATAATAAAACAGACATCAAGGATATTAAAAGATGCGCTTTTTAAATTTGGAAATACAAATGATTTTTTGGGACACATTGGCGGTGACGACTTCATCATTATCACTACACCTGATAGAGTCGAATGTATATGCAATTATATAATAAATAATTTTGATGAAGACATAAAAAGGTATTATGACGATGAAGATGTGGCGAATGGCTATATAGAAGTTATAAATAGGCGCGGTGAGATACAGAGATTTCCATTTGTTTCTATATCAATAGCGGTTGTTACTAATGAAAATAGGAAATTTGAAAATGAGCTTCAGATAAGTGCTGTAGCTGCAGAGATAAAAAGAAAATTGAAGTCTATGGAGGGAAGCAAATATTTGAAAGATAGAAGGAAAAGTTAA